Proteins encoded by one window of Vitis riparia cultivar Riparia Gloire de Montpellier isolate 1030 chromosome 11, EGFV_Vit.rip_1.0, whole genome shotgun sequence:
- the LOC117925475 gene encoding probable LRR receptor-like serine/threonine-protein kinase At2g24230 — translation MGFGSLGFLLVLTLFFRPLPCQQPNTDGSFVLDFLEKMGLTSSQVYNFSIPFCSWPGVFCDAKEENVVGLVASGLGLSGLIPDTTIGKLSKLQSLDLSNNKITGLSSDFWSLGSLKALNLSSNLISGSLPSNIGNFGVLEILDLSNNNFSGEIPAAISSLVSLQVLKLDHNGFEWNIPLGILNCQSLVSMDLSFNRFNGTVPDGFGAAFPKIRILNLAGNEIHGRVSDFLELKSITVLNISRNQFQGSVMAVFQEPLQVIDLSKNHFQGHISQVHSNSSFNWSHLFYLDLSENDLSGEIFHYLNEAQNLKYLNLAHNRFSEQEFPQIGMLFSLEYLNLSETRLTGPIPTDISQLSSLNTLDLSKNHLSGQVPLPSIKNLQIFDISHNNLSGEIPLSLLEKLPWMERFNFSFNNLSLCSSEFSQETLQTSFIGSTDSCPIAANPAFFKRKTPRHDGLKLALVLTLSMICLFVGLLFLAFGCRRKTTMWAVKQLSYKEEQTISGPFSFQTDSTTWVADVKLATSVPVVIFEKPLLNFTFADLLSATSNFDRGTLLAEGKFGPVYRGFLPGGIHVAVKVLVHGFTMTDQEAARELEHLGRIKHPNLVPLTGYCLAGDQRIAIYEYMENGNLQNLLHDLPLGVQTTEDWSTDTWEEDDNHGIQNVGSEGLLTTWRFRHKIVLGTARALAFLHHGCSPPIIHRDVKASSVYLDTNLEPRLSDFGLAKIVGSGLEDDISRGSQGYMPPELSDPESGTPTPKSDVYGFGVVLLELITGKKPIGDDYPEKESSLVNWVRGLVRKNQGSRAIDPKIRGTGPDAQMEEALKIGYLCTADLPSKRPSMQQIVGLLKDIEPVAHR, via the coding sequence ATGGGTTTTGGTTCCTTGGGTTTTCTTCTGGTTCTAACACTGTTCTTCAGGCCTTTACCTTGTCAACAACCCAATACGGATGGGTCCTTTGTGTTGGATTTCTTGGAGAAGATGGGTTTAACATCTTCTCAAGTTTACAACTTTTCTATCCCCTTTTGTTCATGGCCAGGAGTCTTCTGTGATGCCAAAGAAGAAAATGTTGTGGGGTTGGTGGCTTCCGGGTTGGGTCTATCTGGTTTGATTCCTGACACCACCATTGGAAAACTCAGCAAGCTTCAGTCTTTGGATCTCAGCAACAACAAAATCACTGGTTTGTCTTCAGATTTCTGGAGTTTGGGCTCACTCAAGGCCCTTAATCTCTCAAGTAACCTGATTTCTGGGTCCCTTCCTAGCAACATAGGCAATTTCGGTGTACTTGAAATCTTGGATCTTTCAAACAACAATTTCTCTGGGGAAATTCCCGCTGCTATAAGCTCCCTCGTCAGTCTGCAAGTTCTTAAACTTGATCACAATGGTTTTGAATGGAATATTCCATTGGGGATTCTCAATTGCCAATCTCTTGTTTCAATGGATCTCTCTTTCAACCGGTTTAATGGAACAGTTCCTGATGGCTTTGGTGCTGCATTTCCTAAGATCAGAATTTTGAACCTTGCTGGGAATGAGATTCATGGCCGGGTTTCAGATTTCTTGGAACTGAAATCCATCACAGTTCTTAACATTTCCAGGAATCAGTTTCAGGGTTCTGTAATGGCTGTTTTTCAGGAGCCTCTGCAGGTCATTGACCTGAGTAAAAATCACTTTCAGGGTCACATTTCTCAGGTACATTCTAATTCTAGCTTCAATTGGTCTCATTTGTTTTACCTAGACTTGTCTGAGAATGATCTCAGTGGagaaatttttcattatttgaatgAAGCCCAAAATCTCAAATATCTCAACCTTGCACACAATCGGTTTTCTGAACAAGAATTCCCACAAATTGGGATGCTCTTCAGTTTAGAATATCTTAACCTGTCTGAAACTAGACTCACAGGTCCTATTCCCACCGACATCTCACAATTAAGTAGTTTGAATACGCTAGACCTTTCCAAGAATCATCTTAGTGGTCAAGTTCCTCTCCCCAGTATAAAAAACCTTCAAATTTTTGATATTTCACACAACAACTTGAGTGGAGAAATCCCATTGTCACTCTTAGAGAAACTTCCATGGATGGAGAGATTCAACTTCTCTTTCAACAACTTAAGCCTCTGCTCTTCAGAGTTCTCACAGGAAACTCTCCAAACATCCTTCATTGGTTCTACAGACAGCTGCCCAATTGCTGCAAACCCTGctttcttcaaaagaaaaaccCCAAGACACGATGGGCTCAAGCTTGCTTTGGTTTTAACCCTCTCAATGATCTGTTTATTCGTGGGATTGCTATTTCTAGCCTTTGGTTGCAGAAGGAAAACCACCATGTGGGCCGTGAAGCAACTATCATATAAAGAAGAGCAAACTATTTCTGGTCCTTTTTCATTCCAGACAGATTCAACCACTTGGGTAGCTGATGTTAAGCTGGCAACATCTGTTCCAGTGGTAATTTTCGAGAAGCCACTGTTAAATTTCACATTTGCAGACCTCTTGTCTGCAACCTCAAATTTTGATCGGGGTACGCTATTGGCTGAAGGGAAGTTTGGACCTGTTTATAGAGGATTTCTACCTGGTGGGATTCATGTAGCAGTAAAAGTTTTGGTCCATGGCTTTACCATGACAGACCAAGAAGCTGCTAGAGAGCTGGAGCACCTTGGTCGTATCAAGCATCCTAATCTTGTTCCATTGACAGGATACTGCTTAGCTGGGGATCAAAGGATTGCTATTTATGAGTACATGGAGAATGGCAATTTGCAGAACTTGCTTCATGACTTACCACTCGGGGTTCAAACAACGGAGGATTGGAGTACAGATACATGGGAAGAAGATGACAACCATGGGATCCAAAATGTTGGATCTGAAGGGCTGTTAACAACATGGAGATTTCGTCACAAAATTGTACTAGGCACTGCCCGTGCACTGGCATTTCTCCACCATGGCTGCTCACCCCCAATAATTCACAGGGATGTTAAAGCTAGTAGTGTATACCTCGACACAAACTTAGAGCCAAGATTATCTGATTTTGGCTTGGCTAAGATTGTTGGAAGTGGATTAGAGGATGACATCTCACGTGGGTCACAGGGCTACATGCCCCCAGAGCTATCTGATCCAGAATCTGGGACCCCAACACCAAAATCTGATGTTTATGGATTTGGCGTTGTTCTCTTGGAGCTAATTACCGGGAAAAAGCCCATTGGAGATGACTATCCAGAGAAAGAATCAAGTTTGGTGAATTGGGTGAGAGGATTGGTGAGAAAGAATCAGGGATCAAGAGCTATTGATCCAAAAATTCGTGGAACAGGACCGGATGCCCAAATGGAGGAGGCCTTGAAGATTGGATATCTCTGCACCGCAGACCTTCCCTCAAAGCGGCCTAGCATGCAGCAGATAGTTGGACTTCTTAAAGATATTGAACCAGTTGCGCATCGCTAA